The genome window CAAAGCGCTTACATGCAGGGCGCCAAGAGAAACGAATTGCGAATGGTCTACGTGCTGAGCAGTTAGGTATGATTGATCCTAATGCTTTAGCAAGAGATTTTCATTTTCAGATTCAAGAAGCAGATGGAGTGCAGCGCGTAGACATTATTCCGCGTCAGCGTGGCTCTATTCTCGATACGATCGTAGCTGAATGGATGATCTTTTGTAATAGCGCCTCCGGCCAATTGTTGGCCGATCATGGATTGCCAGGGTTATTTAGAACTCAGAAGGGTTGGGGACCACTACGTACTCGTATGCAGACTACCCCTGGACCGCATGAGGGCCTGGGTTTGGATTACTACGCTTGGTGTACTTCTCCTTTGCGTCGTTACTCAGATCTGGTCAATCAATGGCAGTTAATCGCATTAGCGAATCATGGCGTGACAGCAAAAATGGTGGCGCCATTCCCACCGCGAGATGCAACCTTAATGGGAATTGCGGCGGATTTTGAATCTTGCTATCAAACGTATGGTGAGTTTCAGGATCGCTTAGAAAAGTATTGGTGCTTGCGCTGGATTGTGCAAGATGGAGATGCAAAGAATGTTTATGTCCGCCATTTAAAAGAGGGCATGTCCAGAGTAGAGCTTGTACCGCTTCACTTGCCTATTCCTGAGTTGGCAAGTCATCCGCGGATGACGCGGGCAGAAGTTGTTGTTGACGATATAGATCTTTTGCAATTAAGCGCGGCCGTGAGAGTTCTCGAGATTGAAGCCAAGGCAGAGCCAGAGACTAAAGCCGCTGAAGAGGCTGAAGAAGATGCTAGCCCAGATTAAGTCTGTACAGCTTCCTCGTTCGGAAAAATTCAACCGAGCATTGCTCTATCTTCAAGATGCTTGGCGTCGCCATCCTTTTCGATTGGCCCTGTGTGTCTCACTCATCATCCACGCACTCTTCTTGTCTTTTCGTTGGGGTATTGGTGAAATTCAGAATCGTCGCCTCAATACGCCATTGAGTGTGGTGTTGGTAAATGCCAGCAACAAGACGCCTCCTAAGCAAGCAAATAAATTGGCCCAAGCCGATTTGCAGGGCGGCGGTAAGTCTGAAAATCAAGATGCCACCGCTTTGCATCGAGCAAGACTGGGTACCGACGCACGTCTTGAGGTATTAGAAAAACAACAAAAACAAATGTTAGCCAAGTTAGATGAGCAACGCGCTAAATCTGGTGGTCGTAAAAGTGGCGATGAGCAAAAGATTACCCCGCAACTGAATTCTTTAGAGGCAGAGCTTGCTAAGCGTTTACAGGCAGATGGTCGCGAGCCTCGTCGTAAGGTGCTCACCGGGGCCAATACTAAGTCGGTTACCTTCGCGCACTATTTCGATGCTATGCGTCAAAAAATTGAGGCTTACGGCAGTACCTTTTTCCCGCGTGCTAATGGTAGGCCGCTATATGGCAGCTTAGTCATTGTGGTGAGTGTTGATTCTCAAGGCCGTATTACGAATAATGCTCAGGGTAAAGATGGGGTGTCTATAGGGCGTAGCTCTGGCAACCCTGAATTGGATCGACAAGCCTTAGCGATTGTTCGTGCCTCCGCCCCATTTGGCCCATTCCCTTCAGAAATGCGTAATCAAATTGATGTACTTGATTGGATCTCTACCTTTGATTTCACCCGAGATGGCAATGATCATCTAGAGTTGAGACATTAATGCGACATCCATTCTGACAATTTCGCTTATTCTGTATCCATGATGAGCTCGAATACATCCGCTGATTTGCATACTGACCCTAGCCTCTACTCGGGATTAGATGTCTATGCAGTTGCTGGCAATCCTATTGCTCACAGTAAGTCGCCCAATATTCATCAGCGCTTTGCAGAGCAATCTAAACAAGCCATCCACTATGGTCGATTACAGCCTGACTTGGATGGTTTTGTGAAGGCGGCCAAGATATTCTTTTCTGCTGGTGGAAAAGGTATGAATGTGACCGTACCATTCAAGTTGGATGCACAAGCATTTGCCGATGAACTAACGATGCGTGCGCAGTTGGCTGGCGCAGTCAATACTTTGTGGGTCCGAGATGGAAAAATCTATGGTGACAATACTGATGGCGCTGGCTTAGTAAGAGATTTATTGGCCCAAGGTATTGCTATTCATGAGTCACGTATTTTGCTCTTGGGTGCTGGTGGGGCTGCTCGCGGGGTGATCGGGCCCTTACTAGAGCAATCACCAAAATGCTTGGTAATAGCCAATCGCACAAGCACCAAAGCAGATGAGTTAGTGAAGCTCTTTGCAAATTTAGCTGCTGCTAAAGAGGTTGCTTTGGAATCGCGCACTTTATCTGATTTAGAGAATTCTGAAAAATCACCTTATCCATTTGATTTGGTGATTAATGCAACTGCTGCCGGCCTATCAGACGCATCCCCATTGAGCGCTGCTGCTGTAGTCAATGTTTTTACTCCAAGCTCATTTGCCTACGACATGGTCTACGGTAAAACGACTGCTTTTATGCAGCAAGCTTTGCAGCGTGGCGCTCGCATTAGTGATGGTCTTGGTATGCTGGTTGAGCAAGCCGCAGATGCATTCTTGTTGTGGCGTGGAACTGATCTCGCTAAGCAGATTGATCCGCGATCAGTCTTAGCCACATTACGCAGTTAATTCAGTCTCACTCATGCGCTGGATCGCTTATTTAGTCAAATGTCTCTTGGCTGGCTTTGTGGCTATGCAGGTGTACTTTGCTGTCCAAATTGGCTTGTGGATTAGTTTCGATCCTGGTAGCACAGCCTTTCAGCGGGCTGAGCGCTGGCGTTTATGTTCTTGGTATTGGTCTTGTCCGGTTTATTCCAAATGGACTCCTTATGACAAGATTTCAAATAATTTGAAGCGTGCCGTTTTAGTCAGCGAAGACGATATCTTTTTTCAGCACAAAGGAGTTCGTGTTGAAGACATGCAAAAAGCTTGGGAAAAAAATCAGCAAAAATCACAGTCTGGCGGTAAAGCTAAAACGGCTCTTCGTGGGGGTTCCACTATTACACAACAGCTCGCTAAAAATTTATTCTTATCTTCTGAGCAAAATTATTTCCGCAAAGGGCAAGAGCTGATCATTACCGGGCTTTTAGAGCTAACGCTTTCCAAGCAAAGATTATTTGAGATTTATCTCAATTCGGTAGAGTGGGGTGAGGGGATCTTCGGGATTGGCGCCGCCTCTGCCCACTACTACGCCACTTCGCCAGCTGCGCTAGACCTAGATCAGTCCGCGGCTTTGGCTTCGGCACTTCCAGCGCCGAAGTGTTTCGATAAGGAGCAGCATTGCCGTAGAGGAAGCATTAACTATGCTGCTCGCCAAGAATTTATTCTAGAAAATATGGGGCGCGTAGCTTTGGCGCCTATTCCAGCGCCAAAGAGTACAAACAAAAACGCTAATTAGTTACAGTTGCTTTAAGTAACTGCGCTTAGGTGGCGGCTCTTAAAGCGTCGCGTGTCGTTTGCGCAACTTGTCTTGCAGCCTGTGCAAAATCATTTCCTGAGCTGGCATACAAAATCGCTCTTGAAGAATTAATAATCATGCCAGCTCCAGGTTTTCCAGGAATGCTGCCAGCTTTAACAGTGGCTTCAATATCGCCACCTTGAGCTCCAATGCCAGGGATCAGTAAAGGCATGTCACCAACAATCGCTCTGACTTTGGCAATTTCTTCTGGGAATGTCGCACCGACTACTAGTCCGATTTGGCCAGAGCTATTCCATTTCGTGGCTGCCAAATTGGCGACATGTAAATACAAAGGCTCACCATTGGGTGCAACATTGAGGAACTGTAAATCGGAGCCACCCGGATTAGAGGTACGACATAAAACGATGACGCCTTTGCCAGTATGTTTGAGGTAGGGTTCGATCGTGTCAAAACCCATATAAGGGTTCACAGTGATGGCATCAGCGCCATAGCGCTCAAAAGCCTCGAGAGCATAGTGGTCAGCTGTACTGCCAATATCCCCACGCTTGGAATCCAGGATTACGGGAATATGCGGGTACTGATCCTTAATGTGGCGTATCAACTTTTCCAGTTGGCTTTCTGCCCTTTGTGAGGCGAAGTAAGCAAACTGGGGTTTGAAGGCGCATACCAAATCTGCAGTGGCATCAGCTATCTCACGGCAGAACTCAAAGATCCCCTCGGGCTTCCCTTGTAGGGCTGGGGGCAAGCGCTTGGGGTCTGGGTCAAAACCAACACACAGCATGCTGCCTTGGGAAGCCCATGCAGACTGGAGTTGCTGGGTAAAGGTATTTGAGCGAGAGTTCATTGGATTTGGCTTATTTTAGTGAAACTGTCATGTTCTATAGGATAAACTAGCGCACATTCCTTAGGAGTTCACCATGATCAACTTGTTCGTCCTGCAAAATGGCCGCCTCTCTCAAGAGCAAGTAGAAGATCGCAATGAATTATTGCAATACGCCAATCCTATCTGGATTGACGTTGTTGATCCAGAGGAAGAAGAGCTCATTTGGATTAAAGAGGCTTTTGGCGTTCTTTTGCCTGAGTTGGATGACTTGGGTGACTTAGAAGCTTCTGCCCGTTATTTTGAGGCCGATGATGGCCATCTCCATATCCGCACCGATTTCTTATTGGATGAAGAAGAAACTTCTCGCAACGTGCGAGTAGCGTTTGTACTTACCAAGCAAGTATTATTTTCGATTCATGACGAAGATTTGCCGGTATTCCGCTTGGTGCGTTTACGTGCGCGCCTGCGCCCAGGCTCAGTAAGCAATGCAAAAGATGTATTGCTCGATTTGTATTCTACCGATGCTGAGTACTCTGCCGATGCTTTGGAAGAGGTTTATGAAAACCTAGAACAAGCTGGTAAGCGCGTGTTGCAAGACGACATTAATGATGCCGACGCAGAGCAAGTGCTCGAAACAATTGCAAAAGAAGAAGATACCAACGGACGTATTCGTCGTAATGTGATGGATACCCGCAGAGCCTTATCTTTCTTGATGCGTAGCAAGTTGTTATCTGATGAGCAGCAAGAAGAAGCGCGGCAAATTTTGCGAGATATTGATTCTCTTGAGAACCATACAGCGTTCTTATTCGATAAGATTAACTTCTTAATGGATGCGACAGTCGGTTTCATTAACTTGAATCAATCCAAGATCATCAAGATCTTCTCGGTGGTATCAGTTGCCTTAATGCCGCCAACTTTGCTCGCTAGTGTTTGGGGTATGAACTATAAACATATGCCTGAATTGGATGCGACTTGGGGTTATCCAATGGCAATCGGCGCAATGATTATTTCTGCCATCATTCCTCTGTTTTATTTCTATCACAAAGGTTGGATGAAGTAATTTAATTCTTGAGTAGCTTCGCCAATTCGTTCAGTACGTAATGGCAAGCTTGCTCGCGGATCGCTTGACGATCTCCGTCAAAGTGCATTGTTTTTGTCAGCACCCTTTTTTCACCGGCATCGCTTTGAATGGCCCAGCCAAAACAGACTGTCCCAACCGGTTTATCTACTGAGCCACCACTTGGGCCTGCAATACCTGTAATGGAGATGGCAGTATTCGCCCCTGAATTCACTTGCGCGCCTTCAGCCATGGCTTTGGCGACTTGCTCGCTGACAGCCCCAAAAGATTCAATGAGTTCCGATGGCACCCCTAGAGATTCTTCTTTGGCTTCATTGCTATAGGTGATGTAACCCCGCTCAAACCACTCACTTGAGCCCGCTAATTCTGTAAGGTTTGCGCAAACTAGGCCCCCAGTGCAGGATTCAGCGGCGGCCATCTTCCAGTTTTTAGATAGCAAAATTTCAGCTAAGGTTTTGACGGTATCCAGTGCAGGCATATTTAGATCCAACCCATTTGAGCACTAATGACTTGGATGACAGCCATCATTAAGAGCGTAAAGAAAGCTGCCGCAAGATCATCCACCATGATGCCAAATCCGCGCCACAATATTTGCATTAAGTTTGATGGCGCATCAGATTTTTCTGAATTTTTAAAGTGACGATCAATCATGCCAATCGGCCCTGGTTTAGCAGCATCAAAAAATCGGAAGAAGGCAAATGCAAGAACTTGCATCCAAATGCTGGTAGGTGTGATGAAGATCAGCACTAGCCAGAATGCCACTATTTCATCCCAAACAATACCGCCAAAATCTTTCTTACCCAATTCTTCGCTGACATGACCACATATCCAGCATCCCAACACAATGCTAGTGCTGATAATCCACAGAAAATCTTCTGTGCTTAGGAAATACTCTCCAATTAAGAATGCAGCCCAGGCCCAGAGAGTCCCTGCAGTCCCAGGTGCTACAGGGCTGAGGCCGCTACCGAAACCAAAGGCTAGGGTGCGACTAGCAGACTGAAATATCCATTTCAAACTCGGTTGTGCTGGCGATGGATAGCTAGTCGTCATTTTGCAAAGTGATCAAAAGATTTGAGGAGTGCAGCTGTGTTGGTGCTATCCATGAATTTGCCATCTTCACCCACTAGATGAATCTGCACTTCATTATTTTTCATTGGCTTGATGCGACCAATGCGAGTGAGAGGAAGTTGGAGTGCTTTACTGATATTTAGAATAGCATCACGATTTGTGCTGGGCGCGGTAAAACAAAGTTCGTAGTCATCGCCGCCACTCGCAGCAAATTGATGTTGAATTGCTTTGCTTTGTTTTAGCAAAGTTGCTGATTTGGGAAGTTGTTCCAAAATTATTTCAGCATCAACCTGTGATTGACGCAGGATATGCATAAGGTCACCAAGTAAGCCATCCGATATATCTAGGGCCGAACTAGCAATTTCTCTGAGCTGTATTCCAAGTTCAACTCTTGGGGAGGGTTGGTGCATGCGGTGTTCAATAGATTTCAAGTCTTGGTCTGGAAGGTTGATTTCTTGACGCAGTGCAGCAAGAGCCAGTCTTGCATCGCCAAGGGTTCCTGACACCCAAACATCATCATCCATTTTTGCCCCTGATCTACGAATGGCTTTCCCAGTTGGAATACTGCCAATGGCGGTGATCGACAAGGTCAAGGGTCCTGCAGTGGTGTCACCACCTATGAGTGGGCAAGCAAAAGGATTGGCGAGGGCAAATAGCCCCCTAGAAAAGGCTTCTAGCCATTTGGTATCGACTGCTGGCAGGGAGATAGCTAAAGTAAATCCCAGCGGTTTTGCGCCCATAGCCGCTAAGTCGGAAAGGTTGACCGCTAGGGCTTTGCGGCCCAATTGCTCGGCATCAGCTCCGGCAAAAAAATGCCTACCCTCAACCAACATATCACTCGTAATAGCAATTTCTTCGCCGAGGATTGGCTTGATGAGTGCGCAGTCGTCACCAATACCCAAACTCAGAGAAGGGTTCGAAGCAGTTCCCGTTTTGAAAAAACGTTCAATGAGATCGAATTCGCCCATTGGGCCAGATGAAGAAGACATGCCCCATTTTATGGCTCTTGGGGCTGCAATGCGAGAGAGGAATAGAATTAAAGCCTGAATACGTAAAAGTCAAAACGAGTTAGCGAGTTAGTGGATGAGTAAAGAAAATAGCAAAGAGCAACAAATTGCCGCTTTAAGAGAAGCTGCCCTGCAGTATCACGAGTTTCCAGTTCCTGGAAAAATCGAGATTGCACCTACCAAGCAATTAACTAACCAGCGCGATTTAGCGCTCGCTTACACACCGGGTGTTGCCGCTCCCTGCGAAGAGATCGTTAAAGATCCAGCGAATGCTTTCAAATACACGGCCCGCGGAAACTTAGTTGGTGTGATTACGAACGGTACCGCCGTTTTAGGTTTAGGAAATATTGGGCCGCTCGCAAGTAAGCCAGTGATGGAAGGCAAAGCGGTCCTATTTAAGAAATTTGCCGGCATTGATGTTTTCGATATTGAAGTGAATGAAAACGATCCTGAAAAATTAGTAGAAATCATTGCAGCACTTGAGCCAACTTTTGGTGGTATCAATTTAGAAGATATCAAAGCGCCAGATTGCTTTGTGGTGGAGCGTAAGTTACAAGCGCGTATGAAGATTCCCGTCTTTCATGATGATCAGCACGGTACTGCGATTGTGGTTGCAGCCGCGATCCTCAATGGCTTGAAGGTTGTGGGTAAGGATGTGGGTAATGTGAAGTTGGTTACCTCTGGTGCAGGCGCCGCGGCTTTAGCTTGCTTAGACCTCTTGGTTGATTTAGGTATTCCGCGTAAAAATATTTGGGTAACCGATCTTGCAGGTGTTGCCTATAAAGGTCGTAAAGAATTGATGGATCCTGAGAAGGAGCCTTTCTGCCAAGAAACTGAGTTGCGCACGCTGGATGAAGTGATTGCTGGCGCTGATATTTTCTTAGGTCTTTCAGCGGGCGGTGTTTTGAAGCAAGACATGGTGAAGAAGATGGCGGACAAGCCTTTGATCTATGCCTTGGCAAATCCAACCCCAGAAATCTTGCCGGAGGAAGTGAAAGCCGTTCGTCCTGATGCAGTGATGGCGACTGGCCGTACTGACTATCCAAATCAAGTAAACAACGTATTGTGCTTCCCATTTATTTTCCGTGGCGCTTTAGACGTTGGTGCAACCACCATCACTCGCGGCATGGAAGTAGCAGCTGTGAAAGCCGTTGCAGAGCTGGCTCGAGCCGAACAGAGTGAGGTTGTGGCATCGGTCTACGGTATTGAGAACCTTTCCTTTGGCCCAGAGTATTTGATTCCGAAACCATTTGACCCACGTTTAATTACCGTTATTGCTCCTGCGGTTGCTAAAGCGGCGATGGATGATGGTGTAGCTTTACGCCCAATCAAAGACTTTGATGCGTATCGCAATCAGTTGCAACAATTTGTGTACCACTCTGGTACTTTGATGAAGCCTCTCTTCAGTATTGCGAAGAGAGTTCCTGCAAATCAAAAACGGATTGTCTTTGCTGAGGGTGAAGATGAGCGCGTATTGCGCGCAGTCCAAATCATTCTCGATGAGCACTTGGCAACGCCAATCCTAATCGGTCGCCCAGCGGTTATCGAGCATCGTATTGAGAAGTTTGGCCTGCGGATGAAGGCGGGCGATGACTTTGAAATCGTCAATCCAGAGAATGATTCGCGCTTCCGTGATTTCTGGCAAACCTACCTTGCACTCACTGAGCGCAAAGGGGTTACCCAATCATTTGCTAAGTTAGAGGTACGTCGCCGCAATAGTTTGATCGGTAGTTTGTTGATCCAGAAAGGAATGGCAGACGGCATGATTTGCGGAACCATTGGAAATTCTGCGACGCATTTGAAATATGTTGATGAAGTCATCGGCCATGAGTCTGGGGCAAATGTCTATGGTGCAATGTCTGGATTAATACTGCCGGGTCGCCAAGTTTTCTTAGTCGACACCCACATTAATCTCGATCCAAGCGCATGTGAATTGGCTGAGTTGACTTTAATGGCCGCTAGTGAAATGCGTAAGTTAGGACTGGTTCCAAAAGTTGCGCTTTTATCGCACTCAAACTTTGGCTCAAGCAATGCACCTTCCGCAGTGAAGATGCGAGAAGTGTTGGCTTTGCTCCAAAAGGCAGATTCAACTTTAGAAGTGGATGGTGAGATGCATGGCGATAGCGCATTGGACGAAACCATTCGTGCTGGCACAGTGACCTCATCGCCATTAAAGGGCGATGCTAACTTGTTGGTTCTGCCAAATATTGATGCCGCAAACATTTCTTACAACTTGTTAAAAACGGCTGCGGGCAATGGCATCGCTATTGGACCTCTGTTGCTAGGTGTCGCTAAGCCGATTCATATTTTGACTCCAGCGGCTACCGTTCGTCGCATTGTGAATTTGACTACTTTGGCTGTAGTTGAGGCCGCAAGCAACGCCAGAGGCATCTCTTAAGGCTCTTTAATTTATGTAAGTTAGCAATGACTTACATAAATTAATCCTATATAAATCAATAACTTATATAAAAAGCCCTGTATTTGGGCTTGATTTGATGGCGTGTTAAGGGTAACCTAGCACCCATCATGAATAATCGCTCTGAAAACAGCAATACAGCCAGCTTCGAAGAACATAGCCGCGCTGAAAGTTGGGACAGCAATGATCGCCTTGAAACCGAATCGTCCGCTGCCAATATTTATGCCCAGGGCGGCTTATCTCGTTTACAAACCTATGCAGCAAATCAAGTTTCGGGGAAAAAAGTGACAGCTTCTTGGCGTGCCGCTTTGGCCGTTCGTGATGCCGGACCGCCGGCTATGTTGCGCAGTGTGCGCACTAATATCGTGCAATCTATTCGCGCTTTCCGTACACCAGATTTACAGGAAGCAGCTACAGAACTCGGTCAGCATTTCATCTATGCCAATTGCACCAATGCAATGACTAAAGGCGAGGTTCTCGAGGCAATTGCTATCGCTTACTCCTTTACTAAGCAGCAAGC of Polynucleobacter sp. AP-Titi-500A-B4 contains these proteins:
- a CDS encoding CinA family protein is translated as MPALDTVKTLAEILLSKNWKMAAAESCTGGLVCANLTELAGSSEWFERGYITYSNEAKEESLGVPSELIESFGAVSEQVAKAMAEGAQVNSGANTAISITGIAGPSGGSVDKPVGTVCFGWAIQSDAGEKRVLTKTMHFDGDRQAIREQACHYVLNELAKLLKN
- a CDS encoding NADP-dependent malic enzyme; the encoded protein is MSKENSKEQQIAALREAALQYHEFPVPGKIEIAPTKQLTNQRDLALAYTPGVAAPCEEIVKDPANAFKYTARGNLVGVITNGTAVLGLGNIGPLASKPVMEGKAVLFKKFAGIDVFDIEVNENDPEKLVEIIAALEPTFGGINLEDIKAPDCFVVERKLQARMKIPVFHDDQHGTAIVVAAAILNGLKVVGKDVGNVKLVTSGAGAAALACLDLLVDLGIPRKNIWVTDLAGVAYKGRKELMDPEKEPFCQETELRTLDEVIAGADIFLGLSAGGVLKQDMVKKMADKPLIYALANPTPEILPEEVKAVRPDAVMATGRTDYPNQVNNVLCFPFIFRGALDVGATTITRGMEVAAVKAVAELARAEQSEVVASVYGIENLSFGPEYLIPKPFDPRLITVIAPAVAKAAMDDGVALRPIKDFDAYRNQLQQFVYHSGTLMKPLFSIAKRVPANQKRIVFAEGEDERVLRAVQIILDEHLATPILIGRPAVIEHRIEKFGLRMKAGDDFEIVNPENDSRFRDFWQTYLALTERKGVTQSFAKLEVRRRNSLIGSLLIQKGMADGMICGTIGNSATHLKYVDEVIGHESGANVYGAMSGLILPGRQVFLVDTHINLDPSACELAELTLMAASEMRKLGLVPKVALLSHSNFGSSNAPSAVKMREVLALLQKADSTLEVDGEMHGDSALDETIRAGTVTSSPLKGDANLLVLPNIDAANISYNLLKTAAGNGIAIGPLLLGVAKPIHILTPAATVRRIVNLTTLAVVEAASNARGIS
- a CDS encoding phosphatidylglycerophosphatase A codes for the protein MTTSYPSPAQPSLKWIFQSASRTLAFGFGSGLSPVAPGTAGTLWAWAAFLIGEYFLSTEDFLWIISTSIVLGCWICGHVSEELGKKDFGGIVWDEIVAFWLVLIFITPTSIWMQVLAFAFFRFFDAAKPGPIGMIDRHFKNSEKSDAPSNLMQILWRGFGIMVDDLAAAFFTLLMMAVIQVISAQMGWI
- the corA gene encoding magnesium/cobalt transporter CorA codes for the protein MINLFVLQNGRLSQEQVEDRNELLQYANPIWIDVVDPEEEELIWIKEAFGVLLPELDDLGDLEASARYFEADDGHLHIRTDFLLDEEETSRNVRVAFVLTKQVLFSIHDEDLPVFRLVRLRARLRPGSVSNAKDVLLDLYSTDAEYSADALEEVYENLEQAGKRVLQDDINDADAEQVLETIAKEEDTNGRIRRNVMDTRRALSFLMRSKLLSDEQQEEARQILRDIDSLENHTAFLFDKINFLMDATVGFINLNQSKIIKIFSVVSVALMPPTLLASVWGMNYKHMPELDATWGYPMAIGAMIISAIIPLFYFYHKGWMK
- the pyrF gene encoding orotidine-5'-phosphate decarboxylase; protein product: MNSRSNTFTQQLQSAWASQGSMLCVGFDPDPKRLPPALQGKPEGIFEFCREIADATADLVCAFKPQFAYFASQRAESQLEKLIRHIKDQYPHIPVILDSKRGDIGSTADHYALEAFERYGADAITVNPYMGFDTIEPYLKHTGKGVIVLCRTSNPGGSDLQFLNVAPNGEPLYLHVANLAATKWNSSGQIGLVVGATFPEEIAKVRAIVGDMPLLIPGIGAQGGDIEATVKAGSIPGKPGAGMIINSSRAILYASSGNDFAQAARQVAQTTRDALRAAT
- a CDS encoding energy transducer TonB, with translation MLAQIKSVQLPRSEKFNRALLYLQDAWRRHPFRLALCVSLIIHALFLSFRWGIGEIQNRRLNTPLSVVLVNASNKTPPKQANKLAQADLQGGGKSENQDATALHRARLGTDARLEVLEKQQKQMLAKLDEQRAKSGGRKSGDEQKITPQLNSLEAELAKRLQADGREPRRKVLTGANTKSVTFAHYFDAMRQKIEAYGSTFFPRANGRPLYGSLVIVVSVDSQGRITNNAQGKDGVSIGRSSGNPELDRQALAIVRASAPFGPFPSEMRNQIDVLDWISTFDFTRDGNDHLELRH
- the aroE gene encoding shikimate dehydrogenase, whose protein sequence is MSSNTSADLHTDPSLYSGLDVYAVAGNPIAHSKSPNIHQRFAEQSKQAIHYGRLQPDLDGFVKAAKIFFSAGGKGMNVTVPFKLDAQAFADELTMRAQLAGAVNTLWVRDGKIYGDNTDGAGLVRDLLAQGIAIHESRILLLGAGGAARGVIGPLLEQSPKCLVIANRTSTKADELVKLFANLAAAKEVALESRTLSDLENSEKSPYPFDLVINATAAGLSDASPLSAAAVVNVFTPSSFAYDMVYGKTTAFMQQALQRGARISDGLGMLVEQAADAFLLWRGTDLAKQIDPRSVLATLRS
- the thiL gene encoding thiamine-phosphate kinase: MSSSSGPMGEFDLIERFFKTGTASNPSLSLGIGDDCALIKPILGEEIAITSDMLVEGRHFFAGADAEQLGRKALAVNLSDLAAMGAKPLGFTLAISLPAVDTKWLEAFSRGLFALANPFACPLIGGDTTAGPLTLSITAIGSIPTGKAIRRSGAKMDDDVWVSGTLGDARLALAALRQEINLPDQDLKSIEHRMHQPSPRVELGIQLREIASSALDISDGLLGDLMHILRQSQVDAEIILEQLPKSATLLKQSKAIQHQFAASGGDDYELCFTAPSTNRDAILNISKALQLPLTRIGRIKPMKNNEVQIHLVGEDGKFMDSTNTAALLKSFDHFAK
- a CDS encoding barstar family protein, producing MNNRSENSNTASFEEHSRAESWDSNDRLETESSAANIYAQGGLSRLQTYAANQVSGKKVTASWRAALAVRDAGPPAMLRSVRTNIVQSIRAFRTPDLQEAATELGQHFIYANCTNAMTKGEVLEAIAIAYSFTKQQAKNFDPLLDALTTTTDKAGQQPGFVVVLEGLPCTQKFDKEARETLLDVFRDAVDYWAERRTPYRVFYSFA
- the mtgA gene encoding monofunctional biosynthetic peptidoglycan transglycosylase, which gives rise to MRWIAYLVKCLLAGFVAMQVYFAVQIGLWISFDPGSTAFQRAERWRLCSWYWSCPVYSKWTPYDKISNNLKRAVLVSEDDIFFQHKGVRVEDMQKAWEKNQQKSQSGGKAKTALRGGSTITQQLAKNLFLSSEQNYFRKGQELIITGLLELTLSKQRLFEIYLNSVEWGEGIFGIGAASAHYYATSPAALDLDQSAALASALPAPKCFDKEQHCRRGSINYAARQEFILENMGRVALAPIPAPKSTNKNAN